Proteins co-encoded in one Thermoanaerobacterales bacterium genomic window:
- the nth gene encoding endonuclease III, which yields MKETPAEKRKRVAEIIDILQREYPGACTALNFNNPLELLVATILSAQCTDARVNEVTADLFRKYRTARDYAAADPAELENDIRPTGFFRNKAKNIIACCRAIEERCGSRVPQTMEELTGLAGVGRKTANVVLGNAFGVPALPVDTHVSRLAGRLGLTEHRDPVKIERDLMEVVPREHWTEFSHRLIYHGRAVCRARKPRCGECALRRLCPTGSMFFPR from the coding sequence GTGAAGGAGACACCGGCGGAGAAAAGGAAACGCGTGGCCGAGATCATTGACATCCTGCAGCGGGAATACCCCGGCGCGTGCACGGCCCTCAACTTCAACAACCCCCTGGAACTGCTGGTCGCCACCATCCTCTCCGCCCAGTGCACCGACGCGCGGGTGAACGAGGTCACGGCGGACCTCTTCCGCAAGTACCGGACGGCGCGCGACTACGCCGCCGCCGACCCGGCGGAGCTGGAGAACGACATCCGCCCGACAGGGTTCTTCCGGAACAAGGCGAAAAACATCATCGCCTGCTGCCGGGCCATCGAGGAACGTTGCGGCAGCCGGGTGCCCCAAACGATGGAGGAGCTGACCGGCCTGGCCGGAGTGGGCCGGAAGACGGCCAACGTCGTCCTGGGCAACGCCTTCGGTGTCCCGGCTTTGCCGGTCGACACCCACGTGAGCCGCCTGGCCGGGCGCCTGGGGCTGACGGAGCACAGGGACCCCGTGAAGATTGAACGGGACCTGATGGAGGTCGTCCCCCGGGAGCATTGGACGGAGTTTTCCCATCGGCTTATTTACCACGGGCGGGCGGTCTGCCGCGCGCGCAAGCCGCGGTGCGGGGAGTGCGCCCTGCGCCGCCTTTGTCCCACCGGCTCTATGTTTTTTCCACGGTAA
- a CDS encoding ATP-binding cassette domain-containing protein, translating to MADRRRGADPAFLGMGVPPTALLEARRLTYRYPGAGEPALDDVSLRVEEGEFLLLAGPSGGGKSTLLRAFAGLVPDYHGGTVGGAVYAAGQEIGTLPRRERARLVGIVFQDPEKQLVMDAVERELAFGPENLGLPAAEVERRVAEAAAFFGLEDILGARASRLSGGWKQKVALAGVLTLYPRALLLDEPTSQLDPVAAEDFLGLVKRLNVELGLTVVMAEHRLERCYHLASRAVMMSGGRIVADGEPRAVAREAIRAGMSPYLPAVTRLLAPLFPAETPLTVAEGRQLLRRAGLAGRSAHGDTGGSGGARRRSAPAVRLEKVWYRYPGGPTALAGLSWAVHPGRACALVGPNGAGKSTLLRLAAGLIVPDHGRVTFGNGRKPLRETGLRAGVAYLAQNPDDHLFRETVRDELAFTLRQIGRAGDIPATLRECGIEALAGRHPRDLAAGERLRVALASLLVADPEILLLDEPTRGLDAEARRSLMELLWKLCVRGKTVVLASHDIDFVAEWADRVAFLSGGRVLDEGPAREILARSPFFSPQVARLFAGEARPVTLAEARRALAKEAGDGK from the coding sequence GTGGCTGACCGCCGCCGGGGCGCTGATCCTGCCTTTCTGGGAATGGGGGTGCCGCCTACGGCCCTGCTGGAAGCACGCCGCTTGACCTACCGCTACCCCGGGGCCGGTGAGCCGGCCCTGGACGACGTGAGCCTCCGGGTGGAAGAGGGCGAGTTCCTGCTGCTCGCCGGCCCCTCGGGAGGCGGCAAGAGCACGCTCCTGCGCGCCTTCGCCGGCCTGGTGCCCGATTACCACGGGGGGACGGTCGGGGGGGCGGTGTACGCCGCGGGACAAGAGATCGGTACGCTGCCCCGCCGGGAACGGGCCCGGCTGGTGGGAATCGTCTTCCAGGACCCGGAGAAGCAGCTGGTCATGGACGCGGTGGAACGCGAACTGGCCTTCGGTCCCGAGAACCTGGGCCTGCCTGCGGCGGAGGTCGAGCGGCGGGTGGCGGAGGCGGCGGCCTTCTTCGGCCTGGAAGACATCCTCGGTGCCCGGGCGTCACGGCTTTCCGGAGGGTGGAAGCAAAAGGTGGCCCTGGCCGGGGTTCTTACCCTTTACCCCCGGGCGCTGCTCCTGGACGAGCCGACGTCCCAGCTCGATCCCGTGGCGGCCGAGGACTTCCTCGGCCTGGTGAAGAGGCTCAACGTAGAACTCGGCCTCACGGTGGTCATGGCCGAGCACCGGCTGGAGCGCTGCTACCACCTCGCGTCGCGGGCGGTAATGATGTCCGGGGGGCGGATCGTGGCCGACGGGGAGCCCCGGGCGGTGGCGCGGGAGGCCATCCGCGCCGGCATGTCCCCGTACTTGCCGGCCGTGACACGCCTTCTGGCCCCTCTCTTTCCCGCGGAAACACCCCTGACGGTGGCTGAGGGCCGGCAACTCCTGCGCCGTGCCGGCCTGGCCGGCCGCTCGGCGCATGGCGACACCGGCGGCTCCGGCGGCGCCCGGCGCCGCTCCGCGCCCGCCGTCCGGCTGGAGAAGGTCTGGTACCGCTACCCGGGCGGCCCCACCGCCCTGGCCGGCCTGTCCTGGGCCGTCCACCCCGGCCGCGCCTGCGCCCTGGTGGGGCCCAACGGGGCCGGCAAGAGCACCCTGCTCCGGCTGGCGGCCGGCCTGATCGTTCCCGACCACGGCCGCGTCACCTTCGGCAACGGCCGGAAGCCCCTGCGGGAGACCGGCCTGCGCGCCGGCGTCGCCTACCTCGCCCAGAACCCCGACGACCACCTCTTCCGGGAGACGGTGCGTGACGAACTGGCCTTCACCCTGCGCCAGATCGGCCGTGCGGGGGATATCCCGGCCACCCTGCGGGAATGTGGGATTGAAGCGCTGGCCGGCCGCCATCCCCGGGATCTCGCGGCCGGGGAACGCCTGCGTGTCGCTCTGGCCTCCCTCCTGGTGGCCGATCCGGAAATCCTGCTCCTGGACGAGCCGACCCGGGGGCTTGACGCCGAGGCCCGCCGCTCCCTGATGGAACTGCTGTGGAAGCTGTGCGTGAGGGGGAAAACCGTCGTGCTGGCGAGCCACGACATCGACTTCGTCGCCGAGTGGGCGGACCGCGTGGCCTTCCTCTCCGGGGGCCGGGTCCTGGACGAAGGGCCGGCGCGGGAGATCCTCGCCCGCTCCCCCTTCTTCAGCCCCCAGGTGGCCCGCCTCTTCGCGGGCGAGGCCCGGCCGGTCACCCTGGCCGAGGCCCGCCGCGCCCTGGCGAAGGAGGCCGGCGATGGGAAATAA
- a CDS encoding energy-coupling factor transporter transmembrane component T: MRAGARPAAAGGFHPAAAMAYFAMLVLGAVAGAQPLPLLLFLGAALAAISAHPGGARLALRMGLAFVPLAVFVALVNVALAPPGPTLLYTVPQSLPLLGGRPVTLEAVRHGLVMALRVMALLAVFMAYDRTVDTDRNFLYLARRIPATALTLLLALRLLPVMRNDFAAICEAHRVRGLPFDGGLLRRWRSYAAVLRGLLVLVLERGLEVAEAMHARGFASGRRSCAVRYPWRPRDTHLTSGAATLLLGGAAGGWGTTPLLPGWAAAGLWLTAAGALILPFWEWGCRLRPCWKHAA, encoded by the coding sequence ATGCGCGCGGGCGCTAGGCCGGCGGCAGCCGGAGGTTTCCACCCGGCGGCGGCCATGGCCTACTTCGCCATGCTCGTTCTCGGCGCCGTCGCCGGCGCCCAACCCCTGCCCCTCCTCTTGTTCCTGGGAGCGGCCCTGGCGGCGATCTCGGCCCACCCCGGCGGGGCACGCCTGGCCCTGCGGATGGGCCTGGCCTTCGTCCCCCTGGCTGTTTTCGTCGCCCTGGTCAACGTCGCCCTGGCCCCGCCAGGGCCGACGCTGCTTTACACCGTTCCGCAAAGCCTGCCGCTCCTCGGCGGCCGCCCGGTGACGCTGGAAGCGGTCCGCCACGGGCTGGTGATGGCCCTGAGAGTGATGGCGCTCCTGGCCGTCTTCATGGCCTACGACCGGACGGTGGACACCGACCGCAACTTCCTCTACCTGGCACGTCGCATTCCGGCCACCGCCCTCACCCTGCTCCTGGCCCTGCGCCTCCTGCCCGTCATGCGGAACGACTTCGCCGCCATCTGCGAGGCCCACCGGGTGCGCGGCCTGCCTTTCGACGGGGGCCTTCTCCGGCGCTGGCGCTCCTACGCCGCCGTCCTGCGGGGACTGCTGGTCCTAGTCCTGGAACGCGGCCTGGAGGTCGCCGAAGCCATGCACGCCCGCGGTTTCGCCAGCGGCCGGCGTTCCTGCGCCGTGCGGTATCCCTGGCGGCCGAGGGATACGCACCTCACCTCCGGCGCCGCGACCCTGCTCCTGGGCGGGGCCGCCGGGGGCTGGGGTACGACGCCGCTCCTGCCCGGGTGGGCGGCGGCAGGGTTGTGGCTGACCGCCGCCGGGGCGCTGATCCTGCCTTTCTGGGAATGGGGGTGCCGCCTACGGCCCTGCTGGAAGCACGCCGCTTGA
- a CDS encoding lysine transporter LysE — SFYTGHISADFLWYSAVAAVVAGGRRFLTPLLYRGILALCGGFLVFLGGYFIYSGIVRF, encoded by the coding sequence TTTCTTTCTATACCGGGCACATCTCGGCCGACTTCCTATGGTACTCCGCCGTGGCGGCGGTCGTGGCGGGAGGACGGCGCTTCCTGACCCCGCTGCTCTACCGCGGTATCCTGGCCCTCTGCGGAGGATTCCTCGTCTTCCTGGGCGGGTACTTTATCTATAGCGGAATAGTACGGTTCTAG
- a CDS encoding ECF transporter S component → MGNKAAGGPRRWIPAAVAAVALALGLPAAVLAAGLNWGAFAFASVAGLLLAVVLAYEKSGPNARETALVASLGAVAAAGRIPFAVLPGVQPVTFICILSGMVFGARTGFAVGALAAALSNFALGQGPWTPWQMLAWGLAGATAGWMRGPLARTGRPGLAAFGVIWGYLFGLIVNMWVWTSSFYPVDLRSLLAVEATSLAFDTAHAAGNAVFALLLGREARRVLERFRARITVEKT, encoded by the coding sequence ATGGGAAATAAGGCGGCCGGCGGCCCGCGCCGGTGGATCCCGGCGGCCGTCGCCGCCGTCGCGCTGGCCCTGGGGCTCCCGGCCGCCGTCCTCGCCGCGGGCCTCAACTGGGGGGCTTTCGCCTTCGCGTCCGTAGCCGGGCTCCTGCTGGCCGTGGTCCTGGCCTACGAAAAGAGCGGCCCCAACGCCCGGGAGACCGCCCTGGTCGCCAGCCTTGGCGCCGTGGCCGCCGCGGGCCGGATACCCTTCGCCGTCCTGCCCGGCGTCCAGCCGGTAACCTTTATTTGCATCCTCTCCGGGATGGTCTTCGGCGCCCGAACCGGCTTCGCCGTCGGGGCGTTGGCCGCCGCCCTCTCGAACTTCGCCCTGGGACAGGGGCCGTGGACGCCCTGGCAGATGCTGGCCTGGGGGCTGGCCGGCGCCACGGCGGGATGGATGCGGGGTCCGCTGGCCCGGACCGGGCGGCCGGGGTTGGCCGCCTTCGGGGTTATCTGGGGGTACCTCTTCGGGTTGATCGTCAACATGTGGGTGTGGACCAGCAGTTTTTACCCGGTGGACCTGCGCTCCCTGCTGGCCGTCGAGGCGACGAGCCTGGCCTTCGACACCGCCCACGCCGCCGGCAACGCGGTGTTCGCCCTGCTCCTCGGGCGGGAAGCGCGGCGCGTGCTGGAGCGCTTCCGGGCACGGATTACCGTGGAAAAAACATAG